The proteins below come from a single Crossiella sp. CA-258035 genomic window:
- a CDS encoding TetR family transcriptional regulator has product MRSVDDLTARARIRDAALARFGDDGVAGTSVRAVAADAGVSPALVLHHFGSKDGLRQACDEHVLARIRVGGEDAEPSELGALAELLESATPVRRYLGRALLDGSPAAATVFTEIVERTERWLADGQAQGWVRPTEDSRARAVTYVSWLLAPLVLGEQVGRLLGGDVAETETSVRGARAGLEMLTHGLFADDRWLTAFTSVARQDRSR; this is encoded by the coding sequence ATGCGTTCAGTCGACGATCTCACGGCGCGGGCCCGGATCCGGGATGCCGCGCTGGCCCGCTTCGGCGACGACGGCGTGGCGGGCACCAGCGTGCGCGCGGTGGCCGCTGATGCCGGGGTCTCACCCGCGTTGGTGTTGCACCACTTCGGTTCCAAGGACGGCTTGCGGCAGGCCTGCGACGAGCACGTGCTCGCCCGCATCCGCGTCGGCGGCGAGGACGCCGAGCCGTCCGAACTCGGCGCGCTCGCGGAGCTGCTGGAGTCGGCGACTCCGGTCCGCCGCTACCTCGGTCGCGCCCTGCTGGACGGTTCACCCGCCGCCGCCACCGTGTTCACCGAGATCGTCGAGCGCACCGAGCGGTGGCTGGCCGACGGGCAGGCGCAGGGCTGGGTGCGGCCGACCGAGGACTCGCGGGCGCGGGCGGTGACCTACGTGTCCTGGCTGCTGGCGCCGCTGGTGCTGGGTGAGCAGGTGGGCAGGCTGCTCGGCGGTGACGTGGCCGAGACCGAGACCTCGGTGCGCGGTGCGCGGGCCGGGCTGGAGATGTTGACCCATGGGCTGTTCGCCGACGACCGGTGGCTGACGGCGTTCACCTCGGTGGCCCGGCAGGATCGCAGCCGGTGA
- a CDS encoding glycosyltransferase has product MKVFLVTHGTRGDVQPFLALAVALRAAGHQARLAAPASFAAQAAEHEVDFAPLDEGPNRLLDDPAAREAIETGYRGVRGKISALRTLRRIKPLMSAVLRDLGRAAWREADVVVHSPSLPAQHLAELLGVPAVLATLQPGWVPTALFPCPMVPLPRLPESLNRATYLAVSGTLRAHAGVANAWRTGELGLPVRRGGHDVLHEADGADRLVLQAFSPHVTLIDPAWPESVRTTGFWYLPAAASWSPPPRLSQFLVDGPPPVYIGFGSMAGQARRTGSIVAEAVRRAGVRAVLATGWGGIAAVEDSPEVLVIEAAPHDWLFPRMSAVVHHGGAGTTGAALAAGRPQVVCPFVADQPHWAQRMHAVGVAPAPVPQQRLTAERLATAITAAVQNGDLARRAGELGRVVRAEDGVTAAVRTLEEHLAGEGK; this is encoded by the coding sequence GTGAAGGTGTTCCTGGTCACCCACGGCACCCGGGGCGACGTGCAGCCCTTCCTCGCCCTGGCGGTCGCGTTGCGCGCCGCCGGGCACCAGGCGCGACTGGCCGCTCCGGCGTCCTTTGCCGCACAGGCGGCCGAGCACGAGGTGGACTTCGCGCCGCTGGACGAGGGGCCGAACCGGCTGCTGGACGATCCGGCGGCGCGGGAAGCCATCGAGACCGGCTACCGGGGCGTGCGGGGCAAGATCAGCGCGTTGCGGACCCTGCGCCGGATCAAGCCGCTGATGTCGGCGGTACTGCGTGATCTGGGCCGGGCCGCGTGGCGGGAGGCCGATGTGGTGGTGCACTCGCCGTCGCTGCCCGCCCAGCACCTAGCCGAGCTGCTGGGCGTGCCCGCCGTGCTGGCGACCCTGCAACCCGGCTGGGTGCCCACCGCGCTGTTCCCGTGCCCGATGGTGCCGCTGCCCCGGCTGCCCGAATCCTTGAACCGGGCCACCTACCTGGCGGTCTCGGGCACACTGCGCGCGCACGCCGGGGTGGCCAACGCCTGGCGCACCGGAGAGCTGGGCCTGCCCGTGCGGCGCGGCGGACACGACGTGCTGCACGAGGCCGACGGAGCGGATCGCCTTGTCCTGCAAGCGTTCAGCCCGCACGTGACGCTGATCGACCCGGCCTGGCCGGAGTCGGTGCGCACCACCGGGTTCTGGTACCTGCCCGCCGCCGCCTCCTGGTCACCGCCGCCACGGCTGAGCCAGTTCCTCGTCGACGGTCCGCCGCCGGTCTATATCGGCTTCGGCAGCATGGCCGGTCAGGCCCGGCGCACCGGGTCGATCGTGGCCGAGGCGGTGCGCCGGGCCGGGGTCCGCGCGGTGCTGGCCACCGGTTGGGGTGGCATCGCCGCCGTGGAGGACTCGCCCGAGGTGCTGGTGATCGAGGCGGCGCCGCACGACTGGCTGTTCCCGCGGATGAGCGCGGTGGTGCACCACGGCGGCGCCGGGACCACGGGGGCGGCGCTGGCCGCCGGTCGGCCGCAGGTGGTGTGCCCGTTCGTGGCCGACCAGCCGCACTGGGCGCAGCGGATGCACGCCGTCGGCGTAGCCCCGGCCCCGGTGCCCCAGCAGCGGCTCACCGCCGAGCGTCTGGCCACCGCAATCACCGCGGCGGTCCAGAACGGGGACCTGGCCCGGCGGGCCGGGGAGCTCGGCCGGGTGGTCCGCGCCGAGGACGGGGTCACCGCGGCGGTGCGGACACTCGAGGAACACCTTGCCGGCGAAGGGAAGTAG
- a CDS encoding DUF6653 family protein translates to MDIAGAVAGAFRMDEDSWRRHANPWSVWTRFAALPLMLLAIWSRVWIGWWCLLPIVAVVIWLFVNPSAFPPVEHPRSWAAKGIYGERAWVHERDQLAPEHRRVLRFLVVAGLCGFGLIAWGLIALQVWPTVFGTTVLIMAQLWRIDRFVQLWENSAH, encoded by the coding sequence ATGGACATAGCAGGAGCGGTCGCCGGCGCGTTCCGGATGGATGAGGATAGCTGGCGGCGGCACGCGAACCCGTGGAGCGTGTGGACCCGGTTCGCGGCCCTCCCGCTGATGCTGCTGGCGATCTGGAGCCGGGTGTGGATCGGTTGGTGGTGTCTGCTCCCGATCGTCGCCGTGGTCATCTGGCTGTTCGTCAACCCCTCGGCCTTCCCGCCCGTGGAACACCCGCGGTCCTGGGCGGCCAAGGGGATCTACGGGGAGCGCGCGTGGGTGCACGAGCGCGATCAGCTGGCCCCGGAGCACCGCAGGGTGCTGCGGTTCTTGGTCGTCGCCGGCCTGTGCGGGTTCGGGCTGATCGCCTGGGGCCTGATCGCCCTGCAGGTGTGGCCGACGGTGTTCGGCACCACCGTGCTGATCATGGCTCAGCTGTGGCGCATCGACCGCTTCGTCCAGCTGTGGGAGAACTCCGCCCACTGA
- a CDS encoding glycosyltransferase, protein MRVVIMTVGTRGDVAPFVGLGVRLRAAGHEVTVATQQSSAELATGAGLAFRPLPGDMKADMASADGQRWTKAGATLRAIPAQLRLGKRFMIGMGQAVLAAAAGAEVLLLARAPMMHGYLAGQALGIPTVGMELWPSVPTGEFPLPLFGDRSFGRWGNRNLHKPALFAPTPFDADFKRFCREIDLPPVGIGRVRRSMLADERWPILHGYSPLIVPRPADWRPGAEVTGYWSQPTPPDWRPSPELADFLAAGAPPVFIGLGSMASGEGQRLSEIVLAATRQAGVRAVVQAGWAGLTAAGDDVLTIGDTPHDWLFPRMAALVQHAGAGTTGAALRAGVPTVPVPVAFDQPFWAGRLARLGVSPGVVPFKRLTATALAERIRQAVDEPGYRDRARVLGERVRAEDGAARVLRVLTDLAGR, encoded by the coding sequence ATGCGAGTTGTGATCATGACCGTCGGCACGCGTGGCGATGTCGCACCCTTTGTCGGCTTGGGGGTCCGGCTGCGCGCGGCCGGGCACGAGGTCACCGTGGCCACCCAGCAGTCCTCGGCGGAGCTGGCCACCGGCGCGGGACTTGCGTTCCGGCCGCTGCCGGGGGACATGAAGGCCGACATGGCCTCCGCTGACGGCCAGCGCTGGACCAAGGCGGGTGCCACGCTGCGGGCGATCCCGGCCCAGCTCAGGCTGGGCAAGCGGTTCATGATCGGCATGGGCCAGGCGGTGCTCGCCGCGGCGGCGGGCGCGGAGGTGCTGTTGCTGGCGCGGGCGCCGATGATGCACGGCTACCTGGCCGGTCAGGCGCTGGGGATTCCCACGGTGGGCATGGAGTTGTGGCCGAGCGTGCCGACCGGCGAGTTCCCGTTGCCCCTGTTCGGCGACCGTTCCTTCGGCCGCTGGGGCAACCGGAACCTGCACAAGCCGGCGCTGTTCGCGCCTACCCCGTTCGACGCCGACTTCAAGCGGTTCTGCCGGGAGATCGATCTGCCACCAGTGGGCATCGGGCGGGTCCGGCGCTCGATGCTCGCCGATGAGCGGTGGCCGATCCTGCACGGCTACAGCCCACTCATCGTGCCGCGCCCGGCGGACTGGCGTCCGGGCGCGGAGGTCACGGGCTACTGGTCGCAGCCGACCCCGCCGGACTGGCGGCCCTCCCCCGAGCTGGCCGACTTCCTCGCCGCCGGTGCGCCGCCGGTGTTCATCGGACTGGGCAGCATGGCTTCCGGCGAGGGCCAGCGGCTGTCCGAGATCGTGCTGGCGGCCACTCGCCAGGCCGGGGTCCGCGCGGTCGTGCAGGCGGGCTGGGCCGGGTTGACCGCGGCCGGGGACGATGTGCTGACCATCGGCGACACCCCGCACGACTGGCTGTTCCCCCGGATGGCCGCGCTGGTGCAGCACGCCGGGGCGGGCACCACCGGCGCTGCGCTGCGCGCCGGGGTGCCCACGGTGCCGGTGCCGGTCGCCTTCGACCAGCCGTTCTGGGCGGGCAGGCTGGCCCGGCTGGGAGTCAGCCCCGGTGTGGTGCCGTTCAAGCGCCTGACCGCGACCGCGCTGGCCGAGCGGATCCGCCAGGCCGTCGACGAACCCGGCTACCGTGACCGGGCGCGCGTCCTCGGCGAGCGGGTGCGCGCCGAGGACGGGGCCGCGCGGGTGCTGCGCGTGCTGACGGACCTGGCGGGCAGGTGA
- a CDS encoding TetR family transcriptional regulator: MDEAEAERERAAVVERIRDAAVGCFGAQGFGASVRSIATAAGVSPALVIHYFGSKDGLRAACDEHVLRSVRDTPAITGRSPADFLGGLTAAREAALVAYVVQALLAGGELATAFLADMIADVRRHLDHAEAQGQVRPSRDPAARARLLVLQNVGALLVHLRLNPPGDAGLVESVRALSETITLPALEIYTDGLLTERRLLDSYLRYVTDPPGQVPDT; encoded by the coding sequence GGTGGGCTGTTTCGGCGCGCAGGGCTTCGGCGCTTCCGTCCGGTCCATCGCCACCGCCGCGGGCGTCAGCCCGGCTCTGGTGATCCACTACTTCGGATCCAAGGACGGGCTGCGCGCGGCGTGCGACGAGCATGTGCTGCGGTCGGTCAGAGACACCCCGGCGATCACCGGCCGGAGTCCCGCGGACTTCCTCGGCGGGCTCACCGCGGCGCGCGAGGCGGCCCTCGTCGCCTACGTCGTGCAGGCGCTGCTCGCCGGTGGCGAGCTGGCCACGGCGTTCCTGGCGGACATGATCGCCGATGTCCGGCGGCACCTCGACCACGCCGAGGCGCAGGGCCAGGTGCGGCCCAGCCGGGATCCAGCGGCGCGGGCGCGGTTGCTGGTGCTGCAGAACGTCGGCGCGCTGCTGGTCCACCTGCGTCTGAACCCGCCGGGGGACGCCGGGCTGGTCGAGTCGGTGCGGGCGCTGTCGGAGACGATCACGTTGCCCGCGCTGGAGATCTACACCGACGGGCTGCTCACCGAGCGCCGCCTGCTCGACTCCTACCTCCGCTACGTCACCGACCCGCCCGGCCAGGTGCCTGACACCTGA